A region from the Silene latifolia isolate original U9 population chromosome 7, ASM4854445v1, whole genome shotgun sequence genome encodes:
- the LOC141591430 gene encoding glutelin type-D 1-like, which translates to MDIDLTPKVAKKVYGGEGGSYYSWCPNELPMLKQGNIGAAKLCLNKNGFALPRYSDSSKVAYVLQGQGVAGIVLPEKDEKVIAIKEGDTIALPFGVVTWWYNKDDTELTVLFLGDTSKGHKSGQFTDFFLTGSNGIFNGFSSEFVSRAWDLPEDVGQNLVSKQTGNGIVQLPGSHKMPEPKKEHRDGMALNCLEAPLDVDIKNGGRVVVLNTKNLPLVGEVGLGADLVRIDGKSMCSPGFSCDSALQVTYILRGSGRVQVVGVDGKRVLETTLKAGDLFIVPRFFVVSKIADNDGMHWFSIISTPDPVFTHLAGKTSVWKALSHKKSLEAAFNVPTDMEKLFRSKRTSDAIFFPPN; encoded by the exons atggATATTGATCTAACACCAAAAGTAGCGAAGAAAGTTTACGGAGGAGAAGGTGGGTCCTACTATTCATGGTGTCCAAATGAGCTTCCTATGCTTAAACAAGGAAACATTGGTGCTGCTAAACTTTGTTTGAACAAGAATGGATTTGCTCTTCCTCGTTATTCTGATTCCTCTAAGGTCGCTTATGTTCTTCAAG GCCAAGGAGTAGCTGGGATTGTTCTTCCTGAAAAAGACGAGAAGGTGATCGCCATCAAAGAAGGAGATACAATTGCGCTTCCTTTCGGAGTGGTTACTTGGTGGTACAACAAGGACGACACTGAATTAACCGTTCTTTTCTTAGGTGACACTTCCAAGGGTCACAAATCAGGACAATTCACTGATTTCTTCCTAACCGGCTCTAACGGAATCTTCAATGGATTCTCATCCGAGTTTGTGAGTCGTGCCTGGGACTTGCCTGAAGATGTAGGCCAGAATCTAGTCAGCAAGCAAACAGGCAATGGTATCGTCCAACTACCCGGGTCCCACAAGATGCCTGAACCAAAGAAGGAGCACCGTGATGGCATGGCATTGAACTGTTTGGAAGCCCCGTTGGATGTTGACATTAAGAACGGTGGAAGAGTCGTTGTGCTGAACACCAAGAACTTACCTTTGGTGGGCGAGGTTGGCCTTGGGGCTGACCTTGTCAGGATTGACGGAAAGTCAATGTGTTCCCCCGGATTCTCGTGTGACTCTGCCCTTCAAGTGACTTATATCCTTAGAGGAAGCGGTAGGGTTCAGGTTGTTGGAGTTGATGGTAAGAGGGTTTTGGAAACTACCCTTAAGGCTGGCGACTTGTTTATCGTGCCTAGGTTCTTTGTGGTTTCGAAGATTGCTGACAATGATGGCATGCACTGGTTCTCCATCATCTCTACCCCTGA CCCGGTGTTCACACACTTAGCAGGGAAGACATCAGTTTGGAAGGCGCTATCGCATAAGAAATCTTTGGAGGCTGCATTCAATGTGCCAACTGATATGGAGAAGCTTTTCCGGTCGAAGAGGACATCTGATGCCATCTTCTTCCCACCTAATTAG